A single Vulcanisaeta distributa DSM 14429 DNA region contains:
- a CDS encoding hydrogenase cytochrome b subunit: MAKAATVTYSRGRLIGSGILTAIDVGLTWAIVYYFALLPLPSEYADFMRYMSSIGWNLGVAIFNPIAWVLFLGVAFDILIILIALYGSYWVLGHFAAFARYAGEWVRLKRAGSPMIQRWNVWQRAQHILMFVTFVICAFTGFVAMLDTNPIWRQVYINGLVSFSGPPPYFLWPSFTSPYPLIILIHIISGIIMGFLVLAHFGYYGARIIVDKIRGYSILEKWPLLRIYTWDFVTYIWHRTIWLVNPRHPLPPWTHKYDPEELFEYWGVYWGIAVLGIPGIIMAVWGPSAGAGVAYVMHTKEAILAVTFLLLVHLTYTHFNPKIFPYREVFHSGKIPLDIVKEEHPAWYEDLVRSGVVKVTRVEKYTRYELPLLWSKPDVVEEHVEVKSK; the protein is encoded by the coding sequence ATGGCTAAGGCCGCCACGGTTACCTATAGCCGCGGCAGGTTGATAGGCAGTGGCATTTTAACGGCAATTGATGTTGGGTTGACCTGGGCCATAGTCTACTACTTCGCCTTATTACCATTACCCAGCGAGTACGCGGATTTCATGCGTTACATGAGTTCGATAGGGTGGAACCTGGGCGTCGCCATATTTAACCCAATCGCGTGGGTACTATTCCTTGGAGTTGCCTTTGACATCCTCATAATATTAATTGCCTTATACGGTTCCTACTGGGTCCTTGGGCACTTCGCGGCCTTCGCTAGATACGCAGGTGAGTGGGTTAGACTAAAGAGAGCTGGTTCACCGATGATACAGAGGTGGAACGTGTGGCAGAGGGCTCAGCATATTTTAATGTTTGTGACCTTCGTCATTTGCGCCTTCACGGGCTTCGTGGCTATGCTAGACACTAACCCAATATGGCGCCAGGTCTACATAAACGGCCTAGTCAGCTTCAGTGGGCCACCGCCCTACTTCCTATGGCCGTCCTTCACAAGCCCATACCCACTGATAATATTGATACACATAATCTCAGGCATAATAATGGGCTTCCTAGTCCTGGCGCACTTCGGATATTATGGCGCTAGGATAATAGTCGACAAAATCAGGGGATACAGCATATTGGAGAAGTGGCCCCTGCTCAGGATATACACGTGGGACTTCGTAACATACATATGGCATAGGACTATTTGGTTAGTTAACCCGAGACACCCATTACCACCATGGACCCACAAGTACGACCCAGAGGAGCTCTTTGAGTACTGGGGCGTTTATTGGGGTATTGCCGTCCTGGGCATACCAGGTATCATAATGGCAGTCTGGGGTCCATCGGCGGGCGCAGGCGTAGCCTACGTAATGCATACCAAGGAGGCCATCTTAGCCGTGACGTTCCTACTACTGGTCCACCTAACATACACACACTTTAACCCGAAGATATTCCCATATAGGGAGGTATTCCACAGCGGTAAGATACCGCTGGATATTGTTAAGGAGGAGCACCCAGCATGGTATGAGGACTTAGTGAGGAGTGGCGTTGTTAAGGTTACGAGGGTTGAGAAGTATACCCGATATGAATTACCATTATTATGGTCTAAGCCGGATGTCGTAGAGGAACATGTTGAAGTAAAATCAAAATAA
- the hypD gene encoding hydrogenase formation protein HypD gives MSISTSCMGNSPACFPSPSIDCWKCPVITSRIRVAEEIFRRNLEVTRRLRDYIMKFSDYLSRNYGKDYVFKIMDFCGTHEWTIVHFGIRSLVPKNIELVAGPGCPVCVTPSYYIEQAIRLALDGVVIYTYGDTFRLPAITPVKGAKSLAEAKAMGADVRITHSLVHAIIDAKRHGKDSLFLGIGFETVAPGYAEALIKRLPPPNLKILSLVKLTPPAAFYSLDILREKPTDYPVMGVIAPGHVSTIIGGKAWTPIAENYGIPVVVAGFEPNDVLMAIAEILRQLVRDEVKVVIEYTRAVRWEGDVKAQSAIRTVFETVDSPWRGIGYIPKSGLALRDDYREYNGFEYFGIKDLTPETWRYDLPPGCKCAEVTLGKAKPTDCPLFMKQCTPDHPVGPCMVSMEGACAVWARFGGGGLALDIAKDLGLMG, from the coding sequence ATGTCTATATCCACGTCATGCATGGGAAATTCTCCAGCGTGCTTTCCGTCGCCCAGTATTGATTGTTGGAAGTGCCCTGTGATAACTAGTAGAATTAGGGTTGCTGAGGAGATATTTAGGCGTAATCTCGAGGTCACGAGAAGGTTAAGGGATTATATAATGAAATTCAGTGATTATTTAAGTAGGAATTACGGTAAGGACTACGTATTTAAGATAATGGATTTCTGCGGAACTCATGAATGGACCATAGTACATTTCGGCATTAGGTCCCTGGTTCCTAAAAACATAGAGCTTGTGGCAGGGCCTGGGTGTCCCGTTTGCGTTACGCCATCGTATTACATAGAGCAGGCAATTAGGTTGGCACTAGATGGCGTGGTTATCTACACGTATGGCGATACGTTTAGGCTACCCGCCATAACCCCCGTTAAGGGCGCCAAGAGCCTTGCCGAGGCTAAGGCCATGGGCGCTGATGTCAGGATAACACATAGTCTAGTCCATGCTATAATCGACGCTAAGAGGCATGGTAAAGACTCGTTGTTTTTGGGTATTGGATTTGAGACTGTGGCTCCAGGCTACGCGGAGGCATTAATTAAGAGGTTACCGCCGCCGAACCTTAAAATCCTAAGCCTGGTCAAGTTAACGCCGCCAGCCGCCTTCTACTCACTTGATATACTCAGGGAGAAGCCCACGGACTACCCCGTGATGGGGGTCATAGCGCCGGGCCACGTGTCAACAATAATCGGCGGTAAGGCCTGGACACCAATAGCCGAGAACTACGGCATACCAGTGGTTGTGGCTGGTTTCGAACCTAACGACGTATTAATGGCGATTGCGGAAATACTTAGGCAGTTAGTTAGGGATGAGGTTAAAGTGGTTATTGAATATACAAGGGCCGTTAGGTGGGAGGGCGATGTGAAGGCCCAGTCAGCGATTAGGACTGTTTTTGAGACAGTGGACTCACCATGGAGGGGCATAGGTTACATACCGAAGAGTGGCTTGGCGCTTAGGGATGACTACCGTGAATACAACGGCTTCGAGTACTTCGGTATTAAGGACCTAACCCCGGAGACCTGGCGCTACGACCTACCACCCGGCTGCAAATGCGCGGAGGTGACCCTGGGCAAGGCTAAGCCTACGGACTGCCCATTATTCATGAAGCAATGCACTCCAGACCACCCAGTTGGCCCGTGCATGGTGAGTATGGAGGGCGCCTGCGCTGTATGGGCCAGGTTTGGTGGCGGTGGACTGGCGCTCGATATAGCCAAAGACCTTGGGCTGATGGGGTGA
- a CDS encoding HypC/HybG/HupF family hydrogenase formation chaperone yields the protein MCWAVPAVVLEIDERNSLAYVDIGDGVPRPVVIGISNERINKGDLVMVHAGVIITKLDMDAINQFIEEKKELARELAIMAGDDPEIAVRQVEEEFRRIFETMRKAKEGSKEVVREIW from the coding sequence ATGTGCTGGGCCGTGCCTGCCGTGGTCCTCGAGATAGATGAGAGGAATTCCCTGGCCTACGTGGACATTGGCGATGGCGTGCCGAGGCCCGTCGTCATAGGCATAAGTAACGAGAGAATCAATAAGGGTGACTTGGTCATGGTCCACGCAGGCGTCATAATAACCAAGCTGGACATGGATGCGATTAACCAATTCATTGAGGAGAAGAAGGAGCTGGCGAGGGAATTAGCCATAATGGCTGGTGACGACCCGGAGATTGCGGTTAGGCAGGTTGAGGAGGAGTTCAGGAGGATATTTGAGACCATGAGGAAGGCTAAAGAGGGCTCGAAGGAGGTCGTCCGTGAAATATGGTGA